The segment CGCCGCCGAAGCCGCCGCGCTGGTCCGGCGTCTGCGGCCGCTCGCGCAACAGACCGTCGACGCCGAACTTGCCCGCGCCATGCGGACTTTCGCGACCCGGCATCTCCACCGCCATCTGACGGAGGACACAGCGGCTGATACGGCCTCGGAGCAGCGTCCTGTGGTGCTGCCCGTCGATACGATCCGGGCCGTACAGAACCTGGTTGGCCGGGAGAACACCGCGGCTTTCATCGCCGCAGCAACGGAACGGGAGGTGCAGGCGAGGGTATTGGACGCGTTGGCACCAAGACCACAGGGGTCCCGATGACTTCGCCAAGCGCCCTAAAGTTCGGCCTAGTTGTCCACAGAATCGCCAATTCCCTTGTGGATAACTCATGTTCGCTGTGGATCAAACCTGGAAGTACTCACTATTTCGGTGGCGTCGCCCACAGGAACGGATCACCCTGGGCCCATGAACAGGAAGAGCGACAAAAAGATCATTACGGATATCGAATCCGCCGGCAGCCGACCGGGCCGCGGGCAGCCGGGCCACGGGCAGCAGGATGATGGACTGTTTGATGACAGACGGACCGTACGAGTATCGAAGTATCTGTCGAAGCACCTCCGCCACCAGCCGCAACGCCTCGGCATCACCCTGGACGCCCAGGGCTGGGTCGGCGTCGAGACGCTGCTGACGGCGCTCGCCGAGCACCGGATGCCCCTCACCCGGGCCGAGCTGGAGCATGTCGTCGCCGTCAACGACAAACGCCGTTTCACCATCGACGGCGACCGCATCCGGGCCAATCAGGGCCACACGGTCGCGGTGGACCTCGGCCTGCCGTCCGCCACCCCACCCGCGTACCTCTACCACGGCACCGTCGCGGCCCGGCTCGCCGCCATCCGAGCGGAGGGCCTGCGGCCCATGGCCCGCCACCATGTCCATCTCTCCCCCGACCGGGAGACGGCGACCCGTGTCGGCGCCCGTCGCGGCCGTCCGGTGGTGCTGTCGGTCGACGCGGCGGCGATGCACCGGGCCGGCCATACCTTCCGGGTCAGCGCGAACGGCGTCTGGCTGGCGGACGCGGTCCCTCCGGCGTTTCTCCGCTTCCCGGGGCCGACGGGCCGGGACAGCGGGCCCGCGCGGAGCTGAACCGCCCCACTTCACCCATCGCACGCTGACCTGCGGAAACGCGGCAGGATCCAGGAAGGGCCGACGTGAGTGCTCAGATCGGCTCGACGGCGATGCGAGGGTGACACAGGCGGCGCGGGTCATCCGTGTCGCTCGTGATAACAGTGACGTCGCCGTGCTCACCGTGAGCCGTGGCCGTGAGCATCGCGGCGATGGCGTACTTGTGACCGTGCAGGCTTTCCGCGGCGCTCCGTGATGACTATCGCCGGTCGGCGATGAGCCTGCCGAGGCCCGCGCGGGGTGCGAGGGACCGCCTCAACCGTCCATGACGGCAGGAAGCCCGCGTATCGTCGGTGAAATGCGTCTGAGCACCGTGATCCTTCCCGTCCACCGGTGGAGCGAAGGGCAGAAGATCTGGCAGCAGGCCGAAGACCTCGGCTTTCACACCGCGTACACCTACGACCATCTGACCTGGCGCACCTTCCGCGACGGCCCGTGGTTCGGCGCCCTGCCCACCCTGACCGCCGCCGCGTCGGTCACCGGGCGCATCCGGCTCGGCACTCTCGTGACCTCCCCGAACTTCCGGCACCCGGTCCCCCTCGCCAAGGAGCTGATGGCCCTCGACGACATCAGCGGCGGCCGGTTCACCCTCGGGATCGGGGCGGGCGGCGATGG is part of the Streptomyces qinzhouensis genome and harbors:
- a CDS encoding RNA 2'-phosphotransferase, translating into MNRKSDKKIITDIESAGSRPGRGQPGHGQQDDGLFDDRRTVRVSKYLSKHLRHQPQRLGITLDAQGWVGVETLLTALAEHRMPLTRAELEHVVAVNDKRRFTIDGDRIRANQGHTVAVDLGLPSATPPAYLYHGTVAARLAAIRAEGLRPMARHHVHLSPDRETATRVGARRGRPVVLSVDAAAMHRAGHTFRVSANGVWLADAVPPAFLRFPGPTGRDSGPARS